The following proteins are encoded in a genomic region of Musa acuminata AAA Group cultivar baxijiao chromosome BXJ2-11, Cavendish_Baxijiao_AAA, whole genome shotgun sequence:
- the LOC135626860 gene encoding probable BOI-related E3 ubiquitin-protein ligase 3 translates to MAFFPQQPNLHQPHHQQQQQQSIPLRNFVPIDGHLSAPVSFFNAAGFPDPSHLSLANVTGVSPSAVLAADGWEPRTKRVKEQDFLENSQISSIDFLQTGTVSTGLGLSLDDRRVAASSGESPLLLPMVDADIDRELQRMVAEMDSFIKIEGERLRQSILEKFQAKQFQTLAFVEEKILRKIREKDSEVENINKKNMELEEQMKQLVMEVGAWQQRAKYNENMVNSLKYNLEQLHAQNRDNREGCGDSEVDDTASCCNGNFSLQLMLKENKDSKEMACRVCGVNEVCMLLLPCRHLCLCKECESKLSFCPLCQSSKFIGMEIYL, encoded by the exons ATGGCTTTCTTCCCTCAGCAGCCCAACCTCCATCAACCCcatcaccagcagcagcagcagcaatccaTTCCCCTCAG GAATTTTGTGCCGATCGATGGCCATCTCTCCGCCCCGGTTTCGTTCTTCAACGCCGCAGGCTTCCCGGACCCATCTCACCTTTCTC TAGCTAATGTCACGGGGGTCTCACCGAGCGCCGTTTTGGCGGCGGACGGATGGGAGCCGAGGACGAAGCGGGTCAAGGAGCAGGACTTCCTAGAGAACTCGCAGATATCGTCCATCGACTTTCTGCAGACAGGGACGGTGTCCACCGGGCTGGGACTGTCGTTGGATGATCGGAGGGTGGCGGCTTCCTCTGGGGAGTCACCGCTGCTCCTCCCGATGGTCGATGCGGATATTGATCGCGAGCTGCAGAGGATGGTGGCCGAAATGGACAGCTTCATCAAGATTGAA GGTGAACGCCTTAGGCAGTCAATATTGGAGAAATTTCAAGCAAAACAGTTCCAAACACTTGCGTTTGTTGAGGAGAAGATTCTTAGAAAGATAAGGGAGAAAGATTCAGAAGTGGAGAACATCAATAAGAAAAATATGGAACTCGAGGAACAGATGAAACAGTTGGTGATGGAAGTCGGGGCCTGGCAGCAACGAGCAAAGTACAATGAGAACATGGTTAATTCACTCAAGTATAATCTTGAACAACTTCATGCTCAGAACAGGGACAACAGAGAGGGTTGTGGCGATAGTGAGGTCGATGACACGGCCTCTTGCTGCAACGGAAACTTCAGTTTGCAACTCATGTTGAAGGAAAACAAGGATTCAAAGGAGATGGCTTGTAGGGTCTGCGGAGTGAACGAGGTTTGCATGCTTCTATTGCCTTGCCGACATCTCTGTTTGTGCAAGGAGTGTGAGAGCAAGCTCAGTTTCTGCCCTTTGTGCCAGTCCTCAAAGTTCATTGGCATGGAGATCTATTTATAG